A genomic window from Fusarium falciforme chromosome 2, complete sequence includes:
- a CDS encoding MoCF-biosynth domain-containing protein, whose amino-acid sequence MFSRISQVARHLSAPVAVTAARTTRRFAFGSVMAPISADERNARIIQTAACLIIGDEVLGGKTVDTNSAYFAKWCFSLGISLKRIEVIEDDESEIMEAVRRMSDRYDFIVTSGGIGPTHDDITYQSIAKAFGLPLKLHQETFEKMKLLSKPHPNQPNFDWDVDSPARKAKLRMAELPTDESRDLKQQALFPHEDMWVPVAVVNGNVHILPGIPKLFQKLLEGLKPYILPRLVDPEGTGTHRILFSTPLPESGVADFLTTLAAKVEPKGIKVGSYPRWGKKHNTVTLVGRDQDYLESLVAEVEAGIKGLRITAEGENSEEESTKEPAKATEDATKYTVEPKKEP is encoded by the exons ATGTTCTCCCGCATCTCCCAGGTTGCAAGGCACCTCTCCGCTCCCGTTGCTGTTACTGCTGCTCGCACTACTAGACGATTTGCATTTGGAAGCGTCATGGCTCCTATATCGGCGGATGAGCGCAATGCGCGCATCATTCAGACGGCGGCGTGCCTGATTATTGGCGATGAGGTTCTCGGTGGAAAG ACTGTTGAT ACCAACTCTGCTTATTTTGCAAAATGGTGCTTCTCTCTTGGAATT AGCCTCAAGCGAATCGAGGTTATTGAGGACGATGAGAGTGAGATCATGGAGGCCGTTCGAAGAATGAGCGATCGTTATGACTTTATCGTCACAAG TGGCGGAATCGGTCCTAC TCACGACGATATCACCTATCAGTCCATCGCCAAGGCCTTTGGCCTGCCTTTAAAGCTCCACCAGGAGACCTtcgagaagatgaagctgcTCTCCAAGCCTCACCCCAACCAGCCCAACTTTGACTGGGACGTCGACTCGCCTGCTAGAAAGGCAAAGCTTCGCATGGCTGAACTGCCAACCGACGAGTCTCGAGATTTGAAGCAGCAGGCTCTTTTCCCTCATGAGGACATGTGGGTTCCCGTTGCTGTCGTTAATGGCAATGTCCACATATTACCTGGTATCCCTAAGCTTT TCCAGAAGCTTCTCGAGGGATTGAAGCCATATATTCTGCCAAGGCTCGTGGATCCCGAGGGTACAGGAACACACAGAATTCTGTTCTCGACCCCTCTTCCTGAGAGTGGCGTGGCCGATTTCCTCACGACACTGGCCGCCAAGGTAGAGCCTAAGGGTATCAAGGTCGGAAGTTATCCTCGCTGGGGCAAGAAGCACAACACGGTCACTCTTGTTGGAAG GGACCAGGATTACCTTGAGAGTCTGGTTGCCGAAGTTGAAGCCGGCATCAAGGGCCTAAGAATTACCGCCGAAGGCGAAAATAGCGAGGAAGAGTCCACAAAGGAGCCAGCAAAGGCAACCGAAGATGCGACCAAGTACACTGTAGAGCCTAAAAAGGAGCCATGA